One Acidobacteriota bacterium DNA segment encodes these proteins:
- a CDS encoding metallophosphoesterase, with product MARRGLPQAAQRHTRAARGRPGGASLSRRTLLQALAVAGAGVATGSAGYGFLYERHRLEITRTHVPVSGLPDALDGLRVALVTDTHFSSTVPAEDIERAVRATLDAAPDLIVLGGDYVTWGDRRYVGGAAELLAPLNAPHGVFAVLGNHDDDRDMPAALAARGFVVLKDERTQIVIRGERLEIAGIRFWTRRVDRIAKVLAGATATTVLLAHDPRRLKEAADLDVSLVLSGHTHGGQIVLPGLGAVAARPFPVVAGLGTRENTSIYVSRGVGTVYVPIRLNCPPEVAILTLKRQSDF from the coding sequence ATGGCGCGCCGCGGACTTCCTCAGGCGGCTCAACGGCACACGCGGGCCGCCCGTGGCCGGCCTGGCGGCGCATCGCTGTCGCGTCGCACCCTGCTCCAGGCGCTCGCGGTCGCCGGCGCAGGCGTGGCGACCGGATCGGCAGGCTACGGGTTCCTCTACGAGCGGCATCGCCTCGAGATCACCCGGACCCACGTGCCGGTCTCGGGGTTGCCCGATGCCCTCGACGGCCTGCGCGTGGCGCTCGTCACCGACACGCACTTCAGCTCCACGGTCCCCGCCGAAGACATCGAGCGCGCGGTCCGGGCCACGCTCGATGCGGCGCCCGATCTGATCGTCCTCGGCGGTGACTACGTGACCTGGGGGGATCGGCGCTACGTGGGCGGCGCCGCCGAACTGCTCGCGCCCCTGAACGCGCCGCACGGCGTGTTTGCCGTGCTCGGCAACCACGACGACGATCGCGACATGCCCGCCGCGCTGGCCGCCAGGGGCTTCGTCGTCCTGAAGGACGAGCGCACGCAGATCGTGATTCGCGGCGAGCGCCTGGAGATCGCCGGGATCCGGTTCTGGACCCGTCGCGTCGACCGCATCGCGAAAGTGCTGGCCGGCGCCACGGCCACGACCGTGCTGCTCGCACACGATCCAAGGCGGTTGAAGGAAGCGGCGGATCTCGACGTCTCCCTCGTGCTCTCCGGCCACACGCATGGCGGCCAGATCGTGCTGCCGGGCCTCGGGGCGGTCGCCGCACGGCCGTTCCCTGTCGTCGCGGGGCTGGGCACACGGGAGAACACGTCCATTTACGTCAGCCGCGGCGTGGGAACCGTGTACGTCCCGATCCGCCTGAACTGCCCGCCCGAGGTCGCGATCCTCACGTTAAAGCGGCAATCCGATTTCTAG
- the purL gene encoding phosphoribosylformylglycinamidine synthase subunit PurL: MTTIDAATIARHGLTPEEYGRIETALGRAPNLTELGLFSVMWSEHCSYKSSRLHLKKLPTGGPRVLQGPGENAGAVDIGDGLACVFKIESHNHPSFIEPYQGAATGVGGIIRDIFTMGARPVALLNSLRFGSIDEPLARRILEGVVSGIAGYGNSIGIPTIGGEIQFDEAYAGNPLVNVLCVGLATADGLVKGRAAGAGNPVYYVGAKTGRDGIHGATMASAEFDEKSSEKRPAVQVGDPFMEKLLLEACLELMKSDAVIGVQDMGAAGLTCSTAEMGARAGTGVEIDVSLVPQRETGMSPYEILLSESQERMLLVVRKGREREVEDIFEKWDLHAVRIGEVTPDTRLRVKDRGVLVADVPNVALVDESPLYDRPYSRPADLDERQRFAPGDLDVRETPQQAFMTLLASPGIASKRWVYRQYDHMVRTNTIVLAGRGAGVIRVKGTARGLAVSVDGNGRFCYLDPRRGAMLAVAEAARNVACAGAMPIGATNCLNFGNPERPEIMWQLVEAIEGIAEACRALDVPITGGNVSLYNETEGRAIHPTPVLGVVGLIEDASKAIDRVFRGEGREIVLFGENAGELAGSEYQKVVHGAVRGIPPALDLARERALQHLLVRAVAEGLVESANDCSEGGVAVALAESAFDSGGVGLTVNLDAAPVAGAARLAATLFGESASRVVASVQEARRGALLSLAAELGVPAKVIGATGGGRIRISVDGERAIDSPLADAERVWSAALGAYYRRRDATHVA; the protein is encoded by the coding sequence ATGACGACGATCGACGCGGCGACGATCGCGCGCCACGGCCTGACGCCCGAGGAGTACGGGCGCATCGAGACGGCGCTCGGCCGCGCGCCGAACCTCACCGAGCTGGGATTGTTCTCGGTGATGTGGTCCGAGCACTGCAGCTACAAGAGCTCCAGGCTGCACCTGAAGAAGCTGCCGACCGGGGGACCGCGCGTCCTCCAGGGGCCCGGGGAAAACGCCGGCGCCGTGGACATCGGCGACGGCCTCGCGTGCGTGTTCAAGATCGAGTCGCACAACCATCCGTCGTTCATCGAGCCGTACCAGGGCGCGGCGACCGGCGTGGGCGGCATCATCCGCGACATCTTCACGATGGGCGCCCGGCCCGTCGCGCTGCTGAACTCGCTGCGCTTCGGCTCGATCGACGAGCCGCTCGCGCGCCGCATCCTGGAAGGGGTGGTGTCGGGCATCGCCGGCTACGGCAACAGCATCGGCATCCCGACGATCGGCGGCGAGATCCAGTTCGACGAGGCGTACGCGGGCAACCCGCTGGTCAACGTGCTGTGCGTGGGCCTCGCGACAGCCGACGGCCTCGTGAAAGGCCGCGCCGCCGGCGCCGGCAACCCGGTGTACTACGTCGGGGCGAAGACCGGGCGCGACGGCATCCACGGCGCGACGATGGCGTCGGCGGAGTTCGACGAGAAGTCGTCGGAGAAACGGCCGGCGGTGCAGGTCGGCGATCCGTTCATGGAGAAGCTCCTGCTCGAGGCGTGCCTGGAGCTGATGAAGTCCGATGCCGTCATCGGCGTCCAGGACATGGGCGCCGCGGGCCTGACGTGTTCGACGGCGGAGATGGGCGCGCGCGCCGGCACGGGCGTCGAGATCGACGTCTCGCTCGTGCCGCAGCGAGAGACGGGGATGTCGCCGTACGAGATTCTGCTGTCCGAATCGCAGGAGCGGATGCTGCTCGTCGTGCGGAAGGGACGCGAACGAGAGGTCGAGGATATCTTCGAGAAGTGGGACCTTCACGCGGTGCGCATCGGCGAGGTCACGCCGGACACGCGGCTGCGCGTGAAAGACCGCGGCGTGCTCGTCGCCGATGTGCCGAACGTCGCGCTTGTGGACGAGTCGCCGCTCTACGACCGGCCGTACTCGCGGCCCGCAGATCTCGATGAACGCCAGCGGTTCGCGCCAGGCGACCTCGACGTTCGCGAGACGCCGCAGCAGGCGTTCATGACGCTGCTGGCCTCGCCCGGCATCGCGAGCAAGCGCTGGGTGTACCGGCAGTACGACCACATGGTCCGCACCAACACGATCGTGCTTGCCGGGCGCGGCGCGGGCGTCATCCGGGTGAAGGGCACCGCGCGAGGGCTTGCCGTATCGGTCGACGGCAACGGGCGGTTCTGTTACCTCGACCCGCGGCGCGGTGCGATGCTGGCCGTGGCCGAGGCGGCGCGCAACGTCGCGTGTGCCGGGGCAATGCCGATCGGCGCGACCAACTGCCTGAACTTTGGCAATCCCGAGCGCCCGGAGATCATGTGGCAGCTCGTCGAGGCGATCGAGGGGATCGCCGAAGCCTGCCGGGCGCTGGACGTGCCGATTACCGGCGGCAACGTCAGCCTCTACAACGAGACCGAGGGGCGCGCCATCCACCCCACGCCCGTGCTCGGCGTCGTCGGGCTGATCGAGGATGCGTCGAAGGCGATCGACCGCGTGTTCCGCGGAGAAGGGCGCGAGATCGTGCTGTTCGGCGAAAACGCCGGCGAGCTTGCGGGCAGCGAGTATCAGAAGGTCGTGCACGGTGCGGTGCGCGGCATCCCGCCCGCGCTCGATCTGGCCCGGGAGCGCGCGCTCCAGCACCTGCTCGTGCGGGCCGTCGCCGAAGGCCTGGTCGAATCGGCGAACGACTGCTCGGAGGGGGGCGTCGCGGTGGCGCTGGCGGAGTCCGCGTTCGACTCGGGCGGCGTCGGGCTCACCGTGAACCTCGACGCCGCGCCCGTCGCCGGCGCGGCGCGGCTGGCGGCGACGCTGTTCGGTGAGTCCGCGAGCCGCGTCGTCGCGTCTGTACAGGAGGCGCGGCGCGGCGCTCTGCTGTCGCTCGCCGCAGAGCTCGGCGTCCCCGCGAAGGTCATCGGTGCAACGGGCGGCGGGCGGATTAGGATCTCCGTGGATGGCGAGCGGGCGATCGACAGCCCGCTCGCAGACGCCGAGCGTGTCTGGAGCGCGGCGCTCGGAGCGTATTACCGGAGGCGTGACGCCACGCACGTGGCGTGA
- a CDS encoding phosphoribosylformylglycinamidine cyclo-ligase has translation MKYKESGVDIEAGNEVVRRIRQMARGTFTSNVLSDIGSFGGLFGLDVARYRQPVLVASADGVGTKLKVAFMTGRHDTVGADLVNHCVNDILVQGAEPLFFLDYLATGALAPDIAEQIVAGVARGCRENGCALLGGETAEMPGFYAAGEYDIAGFIVGVVDRERVIDGRRVAAGDVLIGLPSSGLHTNGYSLARRIAFEQVGLNASARVQELGAAIGDALLAPHRSYLPVIRPLLPSGTIKAMAHITGGGITDNVPRVLPEGVRARIDTSAWEVPPIFRWLQRAGNVPDADMRRTFNMGIGLILVVASAEAAGVLAQLPEGRVIGDLAPGNRAVTYEN, from the coding sequence ATGAAGTACAAGGAATCCGGCGTCGATATCGAGGCGGGCAACGAGGTCGTCCGGCGCATCCGCCAGATGGCGCGGGGAACGTTCACGTCGAATGTGCTGTCGGACATCGGCAGCTTTGGCGGGCTGTTCGGTCTCGACGTGGCACGGTATCGCCAGCCGGTGCTTGTCGCGAGCGCTGACGGCGTCGGCACGAAGTTGAAGGTCGCCTTCATGACGGGCCGGCACGACACGGTCGGTGCCGACCTCGTCAACCACTGCGTCAACGACATCCTCGTGCAGGGCGCCGAGCCGCTGTTCTTCCTCGATTACCTGGCGACCGGCGCGCTCGCGCCCGATATCGCCGAGCAGATTGTGGCGGGCGTCGCGCGGGGATGCCGCGAAAACGGGTGCGCGCTGCTTGGCGGAGAAACCGCGGAGATGCCCGGGTTTTACGCTGCCGGCGAGTACGACATCGCGGGATTTATCGTGGGCGTCGTCGATCGCGAGCGGGTGATCGACGGCCGGCGCGTCGCTGCCGGCGACGTGCTGATCGGCCTTCCCTCCAGCGGGCTGCACACGAACGGATACTCGCTCGCGCGCCGGATCGCGTTCGAGCAGGTGGGCCTGAACGCCTCTGCGCGCGTCCAGGAGCTTGGCGCCGCCATCGGCGATGCGTTGCTCGCCCCTCACCGCTCCTATCTGCCCGTGATCCGGCCTCTGTTGCCGTCGGGAACGATCAAGGCCATGGCCCACATCACCGGCGGCGGCATCACCGACAACGTGCCGCGGGTCTTGCCGGAGGGCGTGCGCGCCCGCATCGACACGTCTGCCTGGGAAGTGCCGCCGATCTTCCGCTGGCTCCAGCGGGCCGGCAATGTCCCCGACGCCGACATGCGGCGTACCTTCAACATGGGCATCGGGTTGATACTCGTCGTCGCGTCCGCGGAGGCCGCCGGCGTACTCGCGCAGCTCCCCGAAGGCCGTGTCATCGGCGATCTTGCTCCCGGCAACCGTGCCGTCACTTACGAAAATTGA
- a CDS encoding phosphoribosylglycinamide formyltransferase: MSEKKAPDPFLQFSKVPVLGVLISGRGSNLQSIIDAIAQGRLRARIAVVISNRTGAYGLERARTAGIETLVLDHKAFASRDEYDARLARELTLRGVQLVCLAGFMRLVGRALLDAFPNAVLNIHPSLLPAFPGLEAQRQAFEHGVKVSGATVHLVTGELDGGPIVVQAAVAVLEGDTVETLAARILEQEHRLYPEAIARVLAGGWRLEGRRFIAGAPRPAER, from the coding sequence ATGTCAGAAAAAAAGGCTCCCGACCCCTTTTTACAATTTTCGAAAGTGCCGGTTCTTGGCGTGTTGATCTCCGGGCGGGGAAGCAACCTGCAATCGATCATCGACGCGATTGCGCAGGGGCGGCTGCGCGCGCGCATCGCGGTGGTGATCTCGAATCGCACGGGGGCGTACGGGCTGGAACGCGCGCGGACGGCGGGGATCGAGACCCTCGTGCTGGATCACAAGGCGTTCGCGTCGCGCGACGAGTACGACGCGCGGCTTGCGCGCGAGCTGACGCTGCGCGGCGTTCAACTGGTGTGCCTGGCGGGATTCATGCGCCTGGTGGGGCGCGCGCTGCTCGACGCGTTCCCCAACGCGGTCCTGAACATCCACCCATCGCTGCTGCCCGCGTTTCCCGGCCTCGAGGCGCAGCGCCAGGCGTTCGAGCACGGCGTGAAAGTCTCGGGGGCGACCGTGCATCTCGTCACCGGTGAGCTCGATGGAGGCCCCATCGTCGTGCAGGCTGCGGTGGCCGTGCTCGAAGGGGACACCGTCGAGACCCTCGCGGCCCGCATTCTCGAGCAGGAACATCGCCTGTATCCCGAGGCGATCGCCCGCGTCCTCGCGGGCGGGTGGCGGCTCGAGGGGCGGCGCTTCATTGCCGGTGCTCCGCGTCCCGCGGAGCGTTAA
- a CDS encoding tyrosine--tRNA ligase, which yields MDLFREFEWREMVYDATDGARDALRSGQVTGYIGFDPTADSLHVGSLLPVMALARFQRAGHAPIAIVGGGTGLIGDPSGKTQERQLLTTEQVEANVVGIRRQLERFLDFDRAPNAARIVNNADWLVTIPLMTFLRDIGKHFTVNYLLQKESVKRRLESEEGISYTEFSYLLTQAYDFVVLHDRFGCTLQMGGSDQWGNITAGIDLIRKLRGAKAHGIVLPLVTTASGVKFGKTEVGTVWLDAARTSPFRFYQFWLNTDDRDAVRYLKFFTFLDETAIEELARASEAFPERRDAQRALAAHVTDLAHGPEQRQRAEAASALLFKGDVRNASKDDILTVFEDVPSTAVDAADFGTDGLPVTRLITLSGLEPSTSAAVRLVKGGGFYVNDARVSSEKERVGLDQAIEGEIFVLRKGQRDRRLIRVRKSH from the coding sequence ATGGATCTCTTCCGCGAGTTCGAATGGCGCGAGATGGTGTACGACGCAACCGACGGCGCGCGCGACGCCCTCCGCTCCGGACAGGTTACGGGTTACATCGGCTTCGATCCGACCGCCGACAGCCTGCACGTCGGCTCGCTCCTCCCAGTCATGGCGCTCGCGCGTTTTCAACGCGCCGGCCACGCGCCCATCGCCATCGTCGGCGGCGGGACCGGCCTCATCGGCGATCCGAGCGGAAAGACGCAGGAGCGGCAGCTCCTGACCACCGAACAGGTGGAGGCGAACGTCGTGGGGATCCGCCGGCAGCTCGAACGCTTCCTGGATTTCGACCGCGCCCCGAACGCCGCGCGGATCGTGAACAACGCGGACTGGCTGGTGACGATCCCGCTCATGACGTTCCTGCGCGACATCGGCAAGCACTTCACGGTGAATTACCTGCTGCAGAAGGAATCGGTGAAGCGGCGGCTGGAGTCCGAGGAGGGGATCTCCTACACCGAGTTCAGCTACCTGCTCACGCAGGCGTACGACTTCGTCGTGCTGCACGATCGCTTCGGCTGCACGCTGCAGATGGGCGGCAGCGATCAGTGGGGGAACATCACGGCCGGCATCGATCTGATTCGCAAGCTGCGCGGCGCAAAGGCGCACGGCATCGTGCTGCCGCTGGTGACGACCGCATCCGGCGTGAAGTTCGGCAAGACCGAGGTGGGCACCGTGTGGCTGGATGCCGCGCGCACCTCGCCGTTCCGCTTCTACCAGTTCTGGCTGAACACCGACGATCGCGACGCCGTCCGATACCTGAAGTTCTTCACGTTTCTCGATGAGACGGCGATCGAGGAGCTCGCGCGCGCGTCCGAGGCGTTCCCGGAGCGCCGTGACGCGCAGCGGGCGCTCGCGGCGCACGTGACCGACCTCGCGCACGGCCCCGAACAGCGGCAGCGCGCCGAGGCGGCATCGGCGCTGCTCTTCAAGGGGGACGTGCGGAACGCCTCCAAGGACGACATCCTCACCGTCTTCGAAGACGTGCCGTCAACCGCGGTTGACGCCGCCGACTTCGGCACCGACGGGCTCCCGGTCACCCGGCTGATCACGCTTTCCGGCCTCGAGCCGTCCACGAGCGCCGCAGTCCGGCTCGTCAAGGGAGGCGGGTTTTACGTGAACGACGCGCGCGTCTCGAGCGAGAAAGAGCGAGTCGGCCTGGATCAGGCGATCGAAGGAGAGATCTTCGTGCTGCGAAAGGGGCAGCGCGACCGCCGCCTGATCCGGGTGCGGAAGAGTCACTAG
- a CDS encoding DUF268 domain-containing protein, whose product MASRLPHAVTRALGLAAFVGLNPRQTWLLRRLPRFWREARQYARAAGRGPFPLDPWDLEPILHDYFAEAGSASGHYFHQDLWAARRICARRPASHVDVGSRVDGFVAHVLAFMPVTVVDIRPLHSDVAGLRFVQGDACRLDAFADDSVESLSSLHAVEHIGLGRYGDAIDPDGCFKALREFARVLRPGGRLYLGAPVGRERVRFNSERIFDPRTLIDALGNLRLLDLQAVDDGGALIEHPNLATLARASYSCGLFEFTKH is encoded by the coding sequence ATGGCCTCGCGTCTGCCCCACGCGGTGACTCGCGCGCTGGGCCTGGCGGCGTTCGTCGGGCTCAACCCACGCCAGACGTGGCTGCTCCGGCGCCTGCCCCGGTTCTGGCGCGAGGCGCGCCAGTACGCGCGCGCGGCCGGAAGAGGCCCTTTTCCGCTGGACCCGTGGGATCTGGAGCCAATCCTGCACGACTACTTCGCTGAAGCCGGCAGCGCGAGCGGGCACTACTTCCACCAGGATTTGTGGGCGGCACGCCGGATCTGCGCGAGGCGGCCGGCCAGCCACGTGGACGTCGGATCCCGCGTCGACGGCTTCGTCGCGCACGTGCTCGCGTTCATGCCCGTGACCGTGGTCGACATCAGGCCCCTGCACAGCGATGTCGCCGGGCTCCGGTTCGTGCAGGGCGACGCGTGCCGGCTCGACGCCTTCGCGGACGACAGCGTGGAATCCCTCTCGAGCCTCCACGCCGTCGAGCATATCGGGCTCGGTCGCTACGGGGACGCGATCGATCCGGACGGGTGCTTCAAGGCACTGCGCGAGTTCGCGCGCGTGCTGCGCCCCGGCGGGCGCCTGTACCTCGGCGCGCCCGTCGGCCGAGAGCGGGTCAGGTTTAACAGCGAGCGGATCTTCGACCCGCGCACGCTCATCGACGCCCTCGGAAATCTGCGGTTGCTCGACCTCCAGGCGGTGGACGACGGTGGCGCCTTGATCGAACACCCGAACCTCGCCACGCTCGCACGGGCGTCGTATTCGTGCGGGCTTTTCGAGTTCACGAAGCACTGA
- a CDS encoding amidophosphoribosyltransferase: MALNELHEECGVFGIYGQPEAATMAYLGLYALQHRGQESAGIASSDGVKLHVSRSMGYVADSFDERTMAGLPGGAAIGHVRYSTSGESHLQNAQPFVIDCVHGEIAVCHNGNLVNAQELRDELVGRGSIFQTTSDTEVLLHLYARSKASSVEDAIVDSVSHATGAFSLLFLTKDLLVAVRDPHGFRPLALGRLGDAYIVCSETCAMDLIGATYLRDIEPGEVLVIGEHGMRSIKPFGAARLAHCIFEHVYFARPDSYVFGESVNEIRTNFGRQLAKESPVDSDVIVPIPDSGVCAATGFAETSGVMMQMGLIRNHYVGRTFIQPQQSIRHFNVKVKLNPVRSILEGRRVVLVDDSIVRGTTSRKIVRMVRAAGAREVHMRISCPPTISPCFYGVDTPRRSELIAATHTLEEIKKYIEADSLSYLSLEGLLGAVGARRTSYCTSCYTGEYPVEFPRNEQAYLQLALKLVQ, from the coding sequence ATGGCACTGAACGAGCTGCACGAGGAGTGCGGGGTCTTCGGCATCTACGGCCAACCCGAGGCTGCCACGATGGCGTATCTCGGGTTGTACGCGCTGCAGCATCGCGGCCAGGAGAGCGCCGGCATCGCCTCGTCTGACGGCGTGAAGCTCCACGTCTCCCGCTCGATGGGGTACGTGGCTGACAGTTTTGACGAGCGGACCATGGCCGGCCTGCCGGGTGGCGCCGCGATCGGCCACGTGCGGTACTCGACGTCGGGCGAGAGCCACCTCCAGAACGCGCAGCCGTTCGTGATCGACTGCGTGCACGGCGAGATCGCCGTCTGTCACAACGGCAATCTGGTCAATGCACAGGAGCTGCGCGACGAGCTCGTGGGGCGCGGGTCAATTTTCCAGACCACGAGCGATACGGAGGTGCTGCTCCACCTCTACGCGCGATCGAAGGCGTCCAGCGTCGAAGACGCGATCGTGGATTCGGTCTCGCACGCGACCGGCGCGTTCTCGCTCCTGTTTCTCACCAAGGACCTGCTCGTCGCGGTGCGCGACCCGCACGGCTTCCGCCCGTTGGCGCTCGGACGCCTGGGTGACGCGTACATCGTGTGCTCCGAGACGTGCGCGATGGATCTGATCGGGGCCACCTACCTCCGCGACATCGAGCCCGGCGAGGTGCTTGTGATCGGCGAGCACGGCATGCGCTCGATCAAGCCCTTCGGCGCGGCACGGCTGGCCCACTGCATCTTCGAGCACGTGTACTTCGCTCGCCCCGACAGCTACGTGTTCGGCGAAAGCGTCAACGAGATCCGGACGAACTTCGGCCGGCAGCTCGCGAAGGAATCGCCGGTCGATTCCGACGTCATCGTGCCGATTCCGGACTCCGGCGTCTGCGCGGCCACCGGCTTCGCCGAGACGTCTGGCGTGATGATGCAGATGGGGCTCATCCGCAACCACTACGTGGGCCGCACCTTCATCCAGCCACAGCAGTCGATCCGCCACTTCAACGTGAAGGTGAAGCTGAATCCCGTGCGGAGCATCCTCGAGGGCAGGCGCGTCGTGCTCGTGGATGACTCGATCGTGCGCGGCACCACCAGCCGCAAGATCGTCCGCATGGTGCGCGCGGCGGGCGCGCGCGAAGTGCACATGCGCATCAGCTGCCCGCCGACGATCTCGCCCTGCTTCTACGGCGTAGATACCCCGCGGCGTTCGGAGCTGATTGCCGCGACGCACACGCTCGAGGAGATCAAGAAGTACATCGAGGCGGACAGCCTGTCCTATCTCAGTCTCGAGGGGCTGCTCGGCGCCGTTGGCGCCAGGCGGACGTCGTATTGCACCTCCTGCTACACCGGCGAGTATCCCGTCGAATTTCCGCGCAACGAGCAGGCGTACCTGCAGCTCGCGCTCAAACTCGTTCAGTGA
- a CDS encoding transposase, producing MPRRRRICTGEFVFHVVNRASRRETLFFDSGDYRAFLVVLDEACRRVNLRLIAYCIMPNHWHLVLQPENGQQLSRFMHWLTMTHTQRFHCWHQTTGTGPLYQGRYKAIPVQGNDHLLRVVRYVERNALKAGLALTAEDWKWGSLRQRQDGVDAPPLAECPVRLPDDWVTLVNTPMDLDEVRAIRKAIRRGAPYGEEDWVLHAVETLGLESAVRPRGRPRKKAPDPFFQFS from the coding sequence ATGCCCCGTCGTCGCAGGATCTGCACCGGTGAGTTCGTCTTTCATGTGGTAAATCGTGCCTCTCGACGCGAGACCCTGTTTTTCGACAGTGGCGACTATCGCGCCTTTCTTGTGGTTCTCGATGAAGCCTGCCGTCGAGTCAATCTTCGACTGATCGCCTATTGCATCATGCCGAACCATTGGCACCTCGTCTTGCAGCCAGAAAACGGGCAACAACTGTCTCGCTTCATGCACTGGCTGACGATGACTCATACGCAGCGTTTTCACTGCTGGCATCAGACGACGGGCACGGGCCCGCTGTACCAGGGGCGGTACAAAGCGATTCCCGTCCAGGGCAACGATCACCTGTTGCGCGTCGTGCGTTATGTGGAACGTAACGCCCTCAAGGCCGGACTGGCTCTCACGGCCGAAGACTGGAAATGGGGAAGCCTGCGGCAGCGGCAGGATGGGGTCGATGCGCCTCCGCTGGCGGAGTGCCCCGTCCGATTGCCGGACGATTGGGTGACACTGGTCAACACCCCGATGGATCTCGATGAAGTGCGTGCGATCCGGAAAGCGATCCGGCGAGGTGCGCCGTATGGAGAAGAGGACTGGGTCCTCCACGCGGTTGAGACACTCGGACTGGAATCAGCGGTCAGGCCGAGGGGGCGGCCACGAAAAAAGGCTCCCGACCCCTTTTTTCAATTTTCGTAA
- a CDS encoding HEAT repeat domain-containing protein translates to MTRVRLSIVGSAGLAAVLLLVVPTVPAAQETDVTPAQLRAAIDQLGQLDFNTRMNAARTVRRARPAQGVPALIEAVTSHADGYVRFRALVLLSGFNDPRTKSVILPLLADPNDRLRSTAYSWLEHNRTPEALPQLLKALDREESEFVRPELMRAVAAYGDDSRAREVMKNLVSRGQDFFRSVAIEALGDRKGAYAIPELTRVAGLDGPLQDDAVIALGKIGDKRSVETFAALQRTAPRDVQPSIAAAICLLGTNCATHKSYLVETVRFAIGNIGFQELLRPAVGGLAAIAAGGDEQALQALVDAGAPARDPARAPIALGLGLAAIRNPEAMLRVVAAQGDPVPLIELLREAFDMLEEDFEEEQFFATVRRAYWKAAEGTPPRRAAGILIQKLEF, encoded by the coding sequence GTGACGCGCGTCCGGCTCTCGATCGTGGGAAGCGCCGGGCTGGCCGCCGTGCTGCTCCTCGTCGTCCCCACCGTGCCCGCGGCGCAGGAGACGGACGTCACGCCCGCGCAGCTGCGGGCCGCGATCGATCAGCTCGGGCAGCTCGACTTCAACACGCGGATGAATGCCGCGCGGACCGTCCGTCGAGCCAGACCGGCGCAGGGGGTACCGGCACTCATCGAAGCGGTCACGTCGCACGCGGACGGATACGTGCGATTCAGGGCGCTCGTGTTGCTGTCGGGTTTCAACGACCCGCGCACGAAGTCCGTGATCCTGCCGTTGCTCGCCGATCCGAACGATCGGCTGCGGTCGACCGCGTACTCGTGGCTGGAGCACAATCGCACGCCGGAGGCGCTCCCTCAGCTTCTCAAAGCGCTCGACCGTGAAGAATCGGAGTTCGTGCGGCCCGAGCTGATGCGGGCGGTGGCCGCCTACGGTGACGATTCTCGTGCCCGCGAGGTGATGAAAAACCTGGTCAGCCGCGGACAGGATTTCTTTCGCAGCGTCGCGATCGAGGCGCTTGGCGACCGCAAGGGCGCGTATGCGATTCCGGAGCTGACCCGTGTCGCCGGGCTCGACGGCCCTCTCCAGGACGACGCGGTGATCGCGCTGGGCAAGATCGGCGACAAACGCTCCGTCGAGACGTTCGCGGCCCTGCAGCGCACGGCGCCACGCGACGTGCAGCCGTCCATCGCCGCGGCGATCTGCTTGCTCGGGACCAATTGCGCGACGCACAAGAGTTATCTCGTCGAAACCGTCCGTTTTGCGATCGGCAATATCGGCTTCCAGGAGCTGCTTCGGCCAGCGGTCGGCGGGCTTGCGGCGATCGCGGCGGGTGGCGACGAACAGGCGCTGCAGGCGCTCGTCGATGCGGGTGCGCCCGCAAGGGATCCTGCCCGGGCGCCGATCGCGCTCGGCCTCGGTCTGGCTGCGATTCGCAACCCCGAGGCGATGCTGCGCGTCGTCGCCGCACAGGGGGATCCGGTCCCGCTGATCGAGTTGCTGCGCGAGGCGTTCGATATGCTCGAAGAGGATTTCGAGGAAGAACAGTTTTTCGCGACCGTGCGGCGTGCATACTGGAAGGCGGCCGAGGGCACGCCGCCGCGGCGCGCGGCAGGGATCCTGATTCAGAAACTGGAGTTCTAG